One window of Eublepharis macularius isolate TG4126 chromosome 17, MPM_Emac_v1.0, whole genome shotgun sequence genomic DNA carries:
- the LOC129344879 gene encoding arylacetamide deacetylase-like 4, producing MALIWSLLSQLAGVLLAALLLLLVWAVYYHISTSTVPSGVCHPLKLRFLHISIIITFGLNYIFWKMGICKWLSLVRFMLDGIPPSDDPTLSINDTFFESVSVRIYEPKVPCADQRKGIVYYHGGNGIFGSIDAYERMCRYIAKESNAVLVSVGYHLAPESPYPSQFIECYDATVHFMKNSENYGVDPARIILCGDSFGGTLTAYLCQELKYRTDLPKVRAQVLLYPFLQALDFTLPSYQQNRCIPIVPRRELLKFAAHYLDQSPSMIDMAIEGNFMPESLQEKYGKFVDPDNIPQKFRDRNVNPAPPRSSEDNLFNMMKEALERKLSPLLADDSFLQGLPETFFLTCEFDVMRDDSLLYKKRLEDNGVLVSWYHLEDAFHSAPFLVDHWFVTFPCAKIGLDSTVNFIKGL from the exons ATGGCTCTTATTTGGAGTCTTCTTTCACAGCTAGCAGGTGTACTGCTAGCTGCTCTCTTACTATTGCTGGTGTGGGCTGTCTATTATCACATTTCCACATCTACTGTTCCTTCTGGAGTttgccaccctctaaagctgcgaTTCCTTCACATCTCAATAATCATAACCTTTGGCTTG AATTACATTTTCTGGAAAATGGGTATTTGCAAATGGCTTTCTCTAGTGAGGTTTATGTTGGATGGGATTCCTCCGTCAGATGACCCAACCCTCTCCATCAACGATACGTTCTTTGAGAGTGTATCTGTGAGGATATACGAACCCAAAGTCCCATGTGCTGATCAAAGGAAAGGAATCGTGTACTACCATGGAGGAAATGGAATCTTTGGGAGTATTG ATGCTTACGAAAGGATGTGCCGTTATATTGCCAAGGAAAGTAACGCTGTACTTGTATCTGTTGG GTATCATCTTGCTCCAGAAAGCCCTTATCCATCACAGTTTATTGAATGTTATGATGCCACTGTTCACTTTATGAAGAATTCAGAGAACTATGGGGTGGACCCTGCCCGTATAATACTTTGTGGGGACAGTTTCGGAGGCACATTGACCGCTTACCTCTGCCAAGAGCTGAAATACAGAACGGACCTCCCCAAAGTCCGTGCTCAGGTGCTGCTCTATCCGTTTCTCCAAGCACTGGACTTTACTTTACCTTCTTATCAGCAGAATCGTTGTATCCCCATTGTACCTCGGAGAGAGCTTTTGAAATTTGCTGCACATTATCTTGATCAATCCCCATCAATGATCGACATGGCTATTGAAGGAAATTTTATGCCCGAAAGCCTTCAAGAGAAATATGGGAAATTTGTAGATCCAGACAATATCCCTCAGAAGTTTAGGGACAGAAACGTCAACCCAGCACCGCCTCGTTCTTCGGAAGATAATTTATTCAACATGATGAAAGAAGCGCTTGAAAGAAAACTTTCCCCACTTCTGGCTGACGATTCTTTTTTACAAGGTCTTCCCGAGACTTTCTTCTTAACTTGTGAATTCGATGTGATGAGAGATGATAGCCTGTTGTATAAGAAACGACTGGAAGACAACGGTGTCTTGGTTTCATGGTATCACCTTGAAGATGCGTTTCATTCTGCTCCATTCCTCGTTGATCACTGGTTCGTCACTTTCCCCTGTGCCAAAATAGGACTAGACAGtacagttaattttattaaaggaCTGTAA